AACAGTGATACCGTTTCTTGATACTATAAGTGATGAAGCTAAAAAAATAGGTTCGGTAAACACGGTAGTACGTGACAAAAAAGGGCTTTTGCACGGTCATAATACAGATTTTTATGGTTTTTCATATCTTGTGCGCTCCATGGGCTTTGAAATCGCGGGTAAAAAATGCATCATTCTGGGAAGCGGCGGTTCATGCAAAACGGTACGTTGTGTTCTGGAATCGCTGGGTGCTTCCGAAATAGTGATAATTTCAAGAAGCGGAGAAAACAATTACGATAACATACACCGCCACTACGATGCCCGTATCATTGTAAATACTACACCACTGGGTATGTACCCCAACGTAGGAGTTTCACCCGTAAAGCTTTGCAATTTCACCGAATGCGAGGGTGTTATCGACCTTATATACAATCCTGCACTTACGGCATTGCTTATTGAAGCCGAAAAACTTGGTATAAAGCACTCAAACGGGCTTGCCATGCTGGTTGCACAGGCTAAAAAAGCATGTGAAATATTCCGCGGAGCAACACTTGACGACAGCATTATCGAAACCGTACTTTCGAGGCTTCGCATGCAGATGCTTAATATTGTACTTATCGGTATGCCGGGTTGCGGAAAAACCACAGTAGGCAGAATACTTGCAGAAAAGCTTGGACGCGAGTTGTGCGACACCGATGAAGAAATCAAAAAAGGTGGCAAAACACCTGCCGAAATTATTGTTTCGCAAGGAGAGGATGCTTTCAGACAAAAAGAAAGCGAGGTAGTTTCGCTCATCGGAAAATGCAGTGAAAAAATCATTGCCACAGGCGGCGGGGTTGTAACACGCAGGGAGAACTATATTCCACTGCATCAGAACGGAAAGATAGTTTTCATTGACCGCTCACCATCGCTTTTAACCTCGGAGGACAGACCTCTTTCTCAAGCCTGCGGTGTCCGCAAGCTGTACAATGACCGTCTGCCGCTGTACAAAGAATTTGCCGACGCAGTGGTCGTCAGTGATGGTAGTGCCGATGAAACGGCTGAAAAAATACTAAATGCACTGGAGAAATTGATATGAAAAAAATACTGGTTATAAACGGTCCCAATCTTAATATGTTGGGCATACGAGAACCTGACTTGTACGGGAAACAGGATTTCAAGGCACTCTGCAAATATATCAAAGCATGTGCTAAAGAGATTGGATGCAAGGTTCGTCTTTACCAATCAAACCACGAAGGCGACCTGGTCACTGCCATACAGAAATCGTACGGAAAAATGGACGGCATTGTTATAAACCCCGGTGCATACACTCACACGAGTGTAGCACTTCTCGATGCCGTAAAAGCGTGCGGAGTTCCTACCGTGGAAGTTCACCTGACAGATATATCCGCCCGCGAAGAATTCAGACAGATTTCATATATAAGTGCTGCCTGTGAAACGCGTTTCGCAGGATTGGGCTTTACAGGATACAAAAAGGCGCTGGAATTTTTGTGCGAGCGGTAAAACAGGAGCTATAAATGATTGAGATAAATCCATGGATAAACACCTTTTTAAAAGCGCTGAACGAAACATTTAACGAACGCGCGTGGTTTGTAGGGTTGCAGGGAAGCTATGCACGTGGCGAAGAAACCGAAACAAGCGATATTGACACAGTGGTAATACTCGATACGCTGTCCGCACATGATATAGAAATCTACGACACCATGCTTGACACACTTCCGCACCGAGAAATGATTTGCGGTTTTCTGTGCGGAAAAAGCGAGC
Above is a genomic segment from Oscillospiraceae bacterium containing:
- the aroQ gene encoding type II 3-dehydroquinate dehydratase, translated to MKKILVINGPNLNMLGIREPDLYGKQDFKALCKYIKACAKEIGCKVRLYQSNHEGDLVTAIQKSYGKMDGIVINPGAYTHTSVALLDAVKACGVPTVEVHLTDISAREEFRQISYISAACETRFAGLGFTGYKKALEFLCER
- a CDS encoding AAA family ATPase, giving the protein MMHCGLLGEKLAHSFSPQIHSLLADYEYKLYPMPIEQVGDFMKNGTWDAINVTIPYKETVIPFLDTISDEAKKIGSVNTVVRDKKGLLHGHNTDFYGFSYLVRSMGFEIAGKKCIILGSGGSCKTVRCVLESLGASEIVIISRSGENNYDNIHRHYDARIIVNTTPLGMYPNVGVSPVKLCNFTECEGVIDLIYNPALTALLIEAEKLGIKHSNGLAMLVAQAKKACEIFRGATLDDSIIETVLSRLRMQMLNIVLIGMPGCGKTTVGRILAEKLGRELCDTDEEIKKGGKTPAEIIVSQGEDAFRQKESEVVSLIGKCSEKIIATGGGVVTRRENYIPLHQNGKIVFIDRSPSLLTSEDRPLSQACGVRKLYNDRLPLYKEFADAVVVSDGSADETAEKILNALEKLI